The Gossypium hirsutum isolate 1008001.06 chromosome D07, Gossypium_hirsutum_v2.1, whole genome shotgun sequence genome includes the window attaatgcaTATCTTGTGTCATGGTTTCAGACTGCCATGTGGCAGTGTTATTAGCCGTTAGTTTCACATGATTAAATGTTAGAATAAAACTTATTATTAAATCTAAACAACCTCAAAGTATAATTAACCTTTTTACTATTGGCTTTTCACTTCTAATTACGGCAAGCTATTTGAATTTATTCGCGTCTTTTCAATGGTAATTTTAGGATGAGTTCAGATGAACGATTGGATACACTAtagttattttttgttttatattataatattattacaatattTAATCTCATACCTACTGCTAGTTTTATATTACTAGCATATAAACGCATCATTCATCTAAACTTATTAGTAAAGTAGTTTCTTTCTGGTGAATTCCGAGAAATTACATTTGTTTATATATGACTTGTCAATGAATAATATAAGTCAGTTCAGAGCAGCGGACCAAGCCGACAAGAGCTCACttttccaattttcttttcatattcatcttcttcctctggATGCATTTCGTTTCAACAACCTTCAAGTTAAAAACACCCAGAAAACCAAAATAAGCCGAAGTGAAGAGGTAAACATGAATTTGTTTCAGTTTTCAAGCTCAAAACAATCATACTGGAATTGGGTTTTCTTctttatcttttctttgttgaTTTCAACCTCTTTTTCTGATCCAAGAATCTCAAACCCTGGTCTTTTTTGTGGGAAATTCAATCCGTTAAACGGAACTAACTTTGTTCCAACCTTTGTTAAAGAGATGCAAGGTCTGTCAGAAGCCATTAATGCTCGACATTTCGCTACTTATCACCTTAATTGCACGCTTCCAATCTATGCTTTAGCACAGTGTCATCAAGATCTTTCACGAACAGATTGCCTTCTCTGTTATGCAGCTTCGAGGACCAAGATTCCACGTTGCCTTCCTTTTAACTCCGCTCGAATCTTTCTCGACGGATGCTTCTTGCGTTATGATAATTACAGCTTTTTCAAGGAGTCTGTTTCGTCGAGTTTTGATAAAGTTATTTGTAGTAATGATAATGCAGCAAAGGTTGATGAAAAACGTACTAAGAGGGTTGGTTATGCAGTTGGGAAGGTGACTAAAGTTGCTTTGAGAAATGGTGGATTTGGGACAGCAGCGGTTGATGGGGTGTTCGCATTGGCGCAGTGTTGGAAAAGTGTCCCCTTTGAAGGGTGTCAAGAGTGCTTGCACAAGGCGGAAATGGAGGTCAGAGGCTGCTCGCCGAAGGCTGAAGGGAGAGGGTTGTATACTGGGTGTTATTTGAGGTACTCAACTAAGAAGTTCTTCAATGAAATGGGAGAAACAGAACATAATCATGGTATGTCTTCTgtcttgtctttttttttttaaggtttttgatGTGTCTGAATCTTATGGAATGttctttttattacatttttccTGGGGTTTCAGGAATTGCAGTCATAATAGCCATTATTTCAGCAACATCTGCATTCATAATGCTCTCTGTCTTTGTGACTTATGCAACTTATGCAAGATTATCAAAGAGAAAGAAAGGTAAAATCTCTTAATAATCTTCACAAGATTATGCATTTATTATCCCTTCGATCTATTAATAATCCATTGCTTTTCTCCTAGAACTTGAAAACCTCGGCCAGATTTCgataaactttgaaaaatcaggATTGAAGTTCAAGTATGAAACCCTTGAGAAAGCAACAGACTATTTCAGTCTTTCCAGGAAACTAGGCCAAGGAGGAACTGGTTCAGTGTTCATGGGGATTCTTCCAAATGGGAAGATTGTTGCAGTAAAGAGATTGATATACAATACTAGACAATGGGTTGATGAGTTTTTCAATGAAGTAAATCTAATCAGCAAGATTCAACACAAGAATCTGGTGAAACTTCTCGGTTGTAGCATTGAAGGCCCTGAGTCTCTCTTGGTTTATGAGTATTTACCGAACAAGAGCCTCGATCAATTCATTTTTGGTAATTGTTTGCTCTTTAAATGATTCGAATATGCTTGAAGTATCTATATCCGACATATACTCAGACATTGGTGTTGGGATATGACAATCAAAGCAACATAGCATTCATGTACTTAGTTTGAACTTGATGATTTTTTTACTTTCATATGCAGATGAGGAGAAAGCAAAACGTTTAAAGTGGAAGCATAGGTTTGATATCATTGTTGGAACAGCTGAGGGTTTAGCATATCTTCATGGAGTAGAGTCTCAAATAAGGATAATCCACAGGGACATTAAAAGCAGCAATGTCCTTTTAGAAGAGAATCTCAATCCAAAGATTGCTGATTTTGGACTAGTACGATGTTTAGCTCCTGAAAAGAGTCATCTTAGTACTGGAGTTGCTGGAACACTGTAAGTTTACAGATTTAAATATGAGTGTTGGATATGAATGTCTTCGAGTATACTTAATTTTGTCCAACTGTTATAAATATGTTCTAACTAGTGTACTTTAGGTTCCAACAAGTTGCAAGTCGTAACATACTATGTTATTCAGTTGGAGGGTTATATCCCTATACTTATATCCGAAAATGTGCCTAACATGGGTGTTGAATAACATAGATAACATATGAAAGGATTTTCATTGGAGTTTCCTAAGAACTTTACACATGAAATTTTTATGCAGAGGATATATGGCTCCCGAGTACCTTATTCGAGGACAACTCACAGAGAAAGCCGATGTTTACAGTTTCGGTGTTCTAGTTCTTGAGATTGTATGTGGTAAAAGGAATGCCACCTTTTCAAAGGACTCTTCTTCGCTTCTACAAACAGTAAGATCCCAAATCTTTGTTCATAAATGTTTCAGATTTTAAGACATGAATGACCTTATTACGACTTCAACGTCGGGTCATAACAGTTCAGTTCGGTTGGttcgattttaaaaaattgaacatcTATT containing:
- the LOC107926423 gene encoding cysteine-rich receptor-like protein kinase 42 isoform X1 codes for the protein MNLFQFSSSKQSYWNWVFFFIFSLLISTSFSDPRISNPGLFCGKFNPLNGTNFVPTFVKEMQGLSEAINARHFATYHLNCTLPIYALAQCHQDLSRTDCLLCYAASRTKIPRCLPFNSARIFLDGCFLRYDNYSFFKESVSSSFDKVICSNDNAAKVDEKRTKRVGYAVGKVTKVALRNGGFGTAAVDGVFALAQCWKSVPFEGCQECLHKAEMEVRGCSPKAEGRGLYTGCYLRYSTKKFFNEMGETEHNHGVSGIAVIIAIISATSAFIMLSVFVTYATYARLSKRKKELENLGQISINFEKSGLKFKYETLEKATDYFSLSRKLGQGGTGSVFMGILPNGKIVAVKRLIYNTRQWVDEFFNEVNLISKIQHKNLVKLLGCSIEGPESLLVYEYLPNKSLDQFIFDEEKAKRLKWKHRFDIIVGTAEGLAYLHGVESQIRIIHRDIKSSNVLLEENLNPKIADFGLVRCLAPEKSHLSTGVAGTLGYMAPEYLIRGQLTEKADVYSFGVLVLEIVCGKRNATFSKDSSSLLQTVWTLYRSNRLAEAVDPCIRDEILAKGGPDYVLQIGLLCTQASVSLRPSMVEVVQMLTDTDCEIPIPNQPPFINGNVQEPERSTKSYSLDSFISNAVKKIQGSGTFSESSRTHSSDEPSKTQ
- the LOC107926423 gene encoding cysteine-rich receptor-like protein kinase 42 isoform X2, translating into MNLFQFSSSKQSYWNWVFFFIFSLLISTSFSDPRISNPGLFCGKFNPLNGTNFVPTFVKEMQGLSEAINARHFATYHLNCTLPIYALAQCHQDLSRTDCLLCYAASRTKIPRCLPFNSARIFLDGCFLRYDNYSFFKESVSSSFDKVICSNDNAAKVDEKRTKRVGYAVGKVTKVALRNGGFGTAAVDGVFALAQCWKSVPFEGCQECLHKAEMEVRGCSPKAEGRGLYTGCYLRYSTKKFFNEMGETEHNHGIAVIIAIISATSAFIMLSVFVTYATYARLSKRKKELENLGQISINFEKSGLKFKYETLEKATDYFSLSRKLGQGGTGSVFMGILPNGKIVAVKRLIYNTRQWVDEFFNEVNLISKIQHKNLVKLLGCSIEGPESLLVYEYLPNKSLDQFIFDEEKAKRLKWKHRFDIIVGTAEGLAYLHGVESQIRIIHRDIKSSNVLLEENLNPKIADFGLVRCLAPEKSHLSTGVAGTLGYMAPEYLIRGQLTEKADVYSFGVLVLEIVCGKRNATFSKDSSSLLQTVWTLYRSNRLAEAVDPCIRDEILAKGGPDYVLQIGLLCTQASVSLRPSMVEVVQMLTDTDCEIPIPNQPPFINGNVQEPERSTKSYSLDSFISNAVKKIQGSGTFSESSRTHSSDEPSKTQ